A stretch of Clostridium sp. BJN0001 DNA encodes these proteins:
- a CDS encoding malic enzyme-like NAD(P)-binding protein, whose amino-acid sequence MNIYEESLKFHEEKKGKYEIKPTCEVKNAKDLSLAYTPGVAEPCRAIAKDPENVYKYTRKWNTVAVISDGTAVLGLGDIGPLAALPVMEGKSVLFKEFGNVDAFPIVLNTKNVDEIVSTIVNIAPTVGGINLEDIAAPRCFEIEKRLKEILDIPVFHDDQHGTAVVVLSGLINALKIVNKKLTNIKVVINGAGSAGSAICKLLLSSGVKNIVMCDINGIISRDKDLSDNKYMEELSRITNPNNETGFLKDAMKNADVFIGVSAPKIVSKEMVKTMNKDGIIFAMANPTPEIFPEDAKDAGIKIMGTGRSDYPNQINNVLAFPGIFRGALDARAKEINEEIKVAAAYAIANSIDEKDLTEDNIIPKAFDLKVQKLVAEAVKKAAKNSNA is encoded by the coding sequence ATGAATATTTATGAAGAATCTTTAAAGTTTCATGAAGAAAAAAAAGGTAAATATGAAATAAAGCCAACATGTGAAGTTAAAAACGCAAAAGACTTAAGTCTTGCTTATACACCAGGAGTTGCTGAACCTTGTAGAGCTATTGCTAAAGATCCTGAAAACGTATATAAATATACAAGAAAATGGAATACAGTTGCTGTAATATCAGACGGAACAGCCGTTTTAGGACTAGGAGATATAGGTCCACTTGCTGCACTGCCAGTAATGGAAGGAAAAAGTGTTCTTTTTAAAGAATTTGGAAACGTAGATGCTTTTCCAATAGTTCTTAACACAAAAAACGTTGATGAAATAGTTTCTACAATAGTTAATATTGCTCCAACAGTTGGAGGAATTAATCTTGAAGATATTGCAGCTCCAAGATGTTTTGAAATAGAAAAAAGATTAAAAGAAATTTTGGATATTCCTGTTTTTCATGATGATCAACATGGAACTGCAGTAGTAGTTTTATCTGGATTAATAAATGCATTAAAAATTGTTAACAAAAAACTTACAAATATAAAAGTAGTTATAAATGGTGCTGGTTCAGCCGGAAGCGCAATTTGTAAATTATTATTATCATCAGGCGTAAAAAATATAGTAATGTGTGACATAAATGGAATAATCAGTAGAGATAAAGATTTAAGTGATAATAAATACATGGAAGAACTTTCAAGAATTACTAATCCTAATAATGAAACTGGATTTCTTAAAGATGCAATGAAAAATGCTGATGTATTTATTGGAGTATCTGCTCCTAAAATTGTTTCAAAAGAAATGGTAAAAACAATGAATAAAGACGGTATAATATTTGCAATGGCAAATCCTACACCTGAAATCTTCCCAGAAGATGCTAAAGATGCAGGAATTAAAATCATGGGAACTGGAAGATCTGATTATCCAAATCAGATAAATAACGTTCTTGCTTTTCCAGGAATATTTAGAGGCGCTTTAGATGCACGTGCAAAAGAAATAAACGAAGAAATAAAGGTTGCAGCTGCATATGCAATTGCAAATTCTATAGATGAAAAAGATTTAACAGAAGATAATATAATTCCAAAAGCTTTTGATTTAAAAGTTCAAAAATTAGTTGCTGAAGCTGTAAAAAAAGCAGCTAAAAATAGTAACGCTTAA
- the proC gene encoding pyrroline-5-carboxylate reductase, producing the protein MSKKIGFIGCGNMGSAMVSGIIKSGIIKENEIIVSTKSEESAKRVRESLKIEATLDNREVAEKSEIIVLAVKPYMYKDIIENIKDKLTKDKLIITIAAGISLKNMEEFISKDVMVIRTMPNTPASVEESMSALCPNKNVTEEELNKAVKIFESFGECVQIEEKDFHAFTALCGSSPAYVYMFIEAMADAGVKLGIQRSKAYKMAAQAVLGSAKMVLETGKHPGELKDAVCSPGGTTIDAVCELEKLGFRNAAMQAVIKCAEKSMNM; encoded by the coding sequence ATGAGTAAAAAAATAGGATTTATTGGCTGTGGAAATATGGGAAGTGCAATGGTTTCAGGGATTATAAAATCTGGAATTATAAAAGAAAATGAAATAATTGTATCAACTAAAAGTGAAGAATCTGCAAAAAGAGTTAGAGAATCACTAAAAATAGAAGCTACATTAGATAATAGAGAAGTAGCAGAAAAATCTGAAATAATTGTATTGGCAGTAAAACCTTATATGTATAAGGATATTATTGAAAACATAAAAGATAAATTAACTAAAGATAAATTAATAATAACAATAGCAGCAGGAATAAGTTTAAAGAATATGGAAGAATTTATTTCAAAAGATGTAATGGTAATAAGAACAATGCCAAATACTCCAGCATCAGTTGAAGAATCAATGTCTGCATTATGTCCAAATAAGAATGTAACAGAAGAAGAATTAAATAAAGCTGTTAAGATTTTTGAAAGTTTTGGAGAATGTGTACAGATTGAAGAAAAAGATTTTCATGCATTTACTGCTTTATGTGGATCATCACCAGCATATGTTTATATGTTTATTGAAGCAATGGCAGATGCAGGAGTAAAGCTTGGAATTCAAAGATCAAAAGCTTACAAGATGGCAGCTCAAGCTGTTCTAGGATCAGCTAAAATGGTTCTTGAGACAGGAAAACATCCTGGAGAACTTAAAGATGCAGTATGTTCACCTGGAGGAACAACAATAGATGCTGTATGCGAACTTGAGAAATTAGGATTTAGAAATGCAGCTATGCAGGCTGTTATTAAATGTGCAGAAAAATCTATGAACATGTGA
- a CDS encoding replicative DNA helicase has protein sequence MDETAMRSLPQSIEAEQSVIGSMIIDKNSIGKATEELEEEDFYRDGHKIIFRAICEMFKKDIAVDLLTLIEYLKNTNMLEKAGNITYITELSASIATTANLDAHIKIIKEKSVLRKLIKASTKIIEDSYNKQDTVQGVLDEAEKKIFDIADNKTSKDFEPLSDVLERGFIQIEKLFNNKGQITGVGSGFADLDSKTSGFQKGDMVLIAARPSMGKTTFALNIAEHAALKEKKSVVIFSLEMSKEQLAYKLLCSEANVDMLKLRTGDLEDKDWENIALATGPLSNAHIYIDDTAGMTIMEMRSKCRRLKLEYGIDLIVIDYLQLMSGGTQTDNRQQEVSEISRSVKALAKEMQCPVIALSQLSRAPEQRADHRPMLSDLRESGSIEQDADLVMFLYRDEYYNPDTEDKNVAECIIAKQRNGPVGSAKLAWMGQFSKFGNLDVVHKE, from the coding sequence GTGGATGAGACAGCGATGAGAAGTCTGCCTCAGAGTATTGAAGCAGAACAGTCTGTAATAGGAAGCATGATAATAGACAAAAATTCTATTGGAAAAGCTACTGAAGAACTTGAAGAAGAAGATTTTTATAGAGATGGTCATAAGATAATCTTTAGAGCTATATGTGAGATGTTTAAAAAAGATATAGCAGTAGACCTTTTGACTCTTATAGAATATCTTAAGAACACTAATATGCTTGAAAAAGCAGGTAATATAACTTATATTACAGAATTAAGTGCATCTATTGCTACAACAGCTAATTTAGATGCACATATAAAGATAATTAAGGAAAAATCAGTCCTTAGGAAACTTATAAAAGCGTCTACGAAAATAATAGAAGACAGCTATAACAAGCAAGATACTGTGCAGGGTGTTTTAGATGAAGCTGAAAAGAAAATTTTTGATATTGCAGATAATAAAACTTCAAAAGATTTTGAACCTTTAAGCGATGTTCTTGAAAGAGGTTTTATACAAATTGAAAAATTATTTAATAATAAAGGCCAGATTACAGGAGTTGGTTCTGGTTTTGCAGATTTAGATTCAAAAACATCAGGATTTCAAAAAGGAGATATGGTTCTTATTGCAGCAAGACCTTCTATGGGAAAAACTACATTTGCACTTAACATTGCAGAACATGCTGCGCTTAAAGAAAAAAAGAGTGTAGTTATCTTTTCTCTTGAAATGTCAAAAGAACAGCTTGCGTATAAGCTTTTATGTTCAGAAGCTAATGTAGATATGCTTAAGCTTAGAACTGGTGATCTAGAAGATAAAGACTGGGAGAACATTGCATTAGCAACAGGACCACTTTCTAATGCTCATATTTATATTGATGATACAGCAGGAATGACTATTATGGAAATGCGTTCAAAATGTAGAAGACTTAAGCTAGAATACGGAATAGATCTTATAGTAATTGATTATCTTCAGCTTATGTCAGGAGGAACTCAAACTGATAATAGACAGCAAGAAGTTTCAGAAATTTCAAGATCGGTAAAAGCTTTGGCAAAAGAGATGCAATGTCCGGTAATTGCACTTTCTCAGCTTTCAAGAGCGCCAGAGCAGAGAGCTGATCATAGACCTATGCTTTCAGATTTAAGAGAATCAGGATCAATAGAGCAGGATGCTGATCTTGTTATGTTTTTATATAGAGATGAATATTATAATCCAGATACTGAAGATAAGAATGTAGCTGAGTGCATAATAGCAAAACAAAGAAATGGCCCAGTCGGAAGTGCAAAACTTGCATGGATGGGCCAATTCAGTAAATTTGGTAATTTGGATGTTGTACATAAAGAATAA
- the lonC gene encoding Lon family ATP-dependent protease — protein MELDTKQIIEENLSIESQVKQLYIITRNILDKGAFKARTIRFKLDKYIQSEDLCKRIFALNVILAEGRDLKSVPKKEELADVIDRTESLISDLLARRYIQNKIEEEVERSVAEKQEKYIDDVRMSIINKQKGFENKRTKTKLKTLENLDSKITSKNIMSFLRPSNFDEIIGQKRAVKSLLSKLSSPYPQHIILYGPPGVGKTTAARLALEEVKKLSFTPFDDNSKFVEVDGTTLRWDPREITNPLLGSVHDPIYQGSKRDLAEIGIPEPKTGLVTEAHGGVLFIDEIGELDTMLQNKLLKVLEDKRVEFSSSYYDPDDESIPKYIKYLFDNGAPADFVLIGATTKSPSEINPALRSRCTEVYFEPLSSEDIVNIVKDAACKLNVNLEEGVAEKISSYTFEGRKAINILTDAYGYSLYSKKKLDDKITIGMSDLNEVISIGRYVPFERIKDLNEKKVGHIYGLGVSGFLGSTIEIEACVFHAKKKGTGTVRFNETAGSMAKDSVYNAASVIRNITDKDIKDYDIHVNVIGGGKIDGPSAGSAITTCIISALLNKPIRQDIALTGEVSLYGDVKPIGGVFEKIYGAKRMGIRLVLVPEENKNEIPKNLTGIEVKTIENINDILNYVF, from the coding sequence GTGGAACTTGACACTAAGCAAATAATAGAAGAAAATTTATCAATTGAGTCTCAGGTAAAACAACTATATATTATTACTAGAAATATTTTAGATAAGGGTGCATTTAAGGCTAGGACAATAAGATTTAAACTTGATAAATATATTCAATCAGAAGATTTATGTAAAAGAATTTTTGCTCTTAATGTCATTTTAGCAGAAGGAAGAGATTTAAAGTCCGTTCCTAAAAAAGAAGAATTAGCAGATGTTATAGATAGAACTGAAAGCCTAATATCTGATTTATTGGCAAGAAGATATATTCAAAACAAAATCGAAGAAGAAGTTGAAAGATCAGTTGCTGAGAAGCAAGAAAAGTATATCGATGATGTCAGAATGTCAATTATAAACAAACAAAAAGGATTTGAAAATAAGAGAACAAAAACAAAATTAAAAACATTAGAAAATTTAGATTCAAAAATAACTAGTAAAAATATAATGAGCTTTTTAAGGCCATCTAATTTTGACGAAATTATAGGACAAAAGAGAGCAGTTAAATCTCTTTTATCAAAACTTTCTTCGCCATATCCACAACATATAATTTTATATGGACCTCCAGGTGTTGGAAAAACTACTGCAGCAAGACTTGCACTTGAAGAAGTAAAGAAACTTTCATTTACTCCTTTTGATGATAATTCAAAGTTCGTAGAAGTAGATGGAACAACTTTAAGATGGGATCCAAGAGAAATTACAAATCCTCTCTTAGGCTCAGTACATGATCCTATATATCAAGGAAGCAAGAGAGATTTAGCAGAAATAGGAATCCCAGAGCCTAAAACAGGTTTAGTAACTGAAGCTCATGGAGGAGTTCTTTTTATAGATGAAATTGGTGAACTTGATACAATGCTTCAGAATAAACTTCTTAAAGTATTAGAAGATAAAAGAGTAGAATTTTCATCTTCTTATTATGATCCAGATGATGAAAGTATTCCTAAATATATAAAATATCTTTTTGATAATGGTGCACCAGCAGACTTTGTTCTTATAGGAGCAACAACAAAAAGTCCATCAGAAATAAATCCTGCTTTAAGATCAAGATGTACAGAAGTATATTTTGAACCTTTATCATCTGAAGATATAGTTAATATAGTGAAAGATGCAGCCTGTAAGCTAAATGTTAATTTAGAAGAGGGTGTAGCAGAAAAAATAAGTTCATATACATTTGAAGGAAGAAAAGCAATAAATATTCTTACAGATGCCTATGGATATTCATTATATTCTAAGAAAAAATTAGATGATAAAATTACAATAGGAATGTCAGATCTTAATGAAGTAATATCAATAGGAAGATATGTTCCTTTTGAAAGAATAAAAGATTTAAATGAGAAAAAGGTAGGACATATTTATGGACTTGGAGTAAGTGGATTTTTAGGTTCTACAATAGAAATAGAAGCATGTGTATTTCATGCTAAGAAAAAAGGAACTGGAACAGTAAGATTTAATGAGACTGCAGGTTCAATGGCTAAAGACTCAGTATATAATGCTGCATCAGTAATAAGAAATATAACAGATAAAGATATAAAAGACTATGATATACATGTTAATGTAATAGGTGGAGGAAAAATAGATGGTCCATCTGCAGGTTCGGCAATAACAACATGTATAATAAGTGCACTTTTAAATAAACCTATAAGACAGGATATTGCGCTTACAGGAGAGGTATCTTTATATGGAGATGTAAAACCTATAGGTGGAGTGTTTGAAAAGATATATGGAGCTAAGAGAATGGGAATAAGATTAGTTCTTGTCCCAGAAGAAAATAAAAATGAAATTCCTAAAAATTTAACTGGAATAGAAGTAAAAACTATAGAAAATATAAATGATATTTTAAATTATGTTTTTTAA
- the rplI gene encoding 50S ribosomal protein L9, with translation MKVILLKDVKKIGKKGEVINTSDGYARNFLFPRKLAQEATDSNLHILNNKIANDRKQKLAELEEAQKLAAELKGKSVTIKAKTGENGKLFGAITSKDVAELIKKNYKVDVDKKKIVMNAIKVEGEYEIEVKLYPEVSTKMKINIVKQA, from the coding sequence ATGAAAGTTATTTTATTAAAAGACGTTAAAAAGATAGGTAAAAAAGGAGAAGTAATAAATACATCAGATGGATATGCAAGAAACTTTTTATTTCCCAGGAAATTAGCACAGGAAGCAACTGATTCTAATTTACATATTTTAAATAACAAAATAGCAAATGATAGAAAACAGAAGCTTGCTGAACTTGAAGAAGCTCAAAAATTAGCTGCAGAACTTAAAGGAAAATCAGTAACAATTAAAGCTAAGACTGGAGAAAATGGAAAGTTATTTGGAGCAATAACAAGTAAGGATGTTGCAGAATTAATTAAGAAAAATTATAAAGTTGATGTTGATAAAAAGAAAATTGTAATGAATGCAATAAAAGTTGAAGGCGAATATGAGATAGAAGTCAAATTATATCCTGAAGTAAGCACAAAAATGAAAATAAATATAGTCAAACAGGCTTAA
- a CDS encoding DHH family phosphoesterase, translated as MTSMLKAMVRPIILLVSSIVLYIIEYQEIGIIIFLLFLIDNYNKLYYYNKKENSQNEFINQIDKAVSENLFNVIYPIVLINKSGDIIWNNNMFESLKQKNEMNILSIASELDLSLIERYKKNDHQRIHVSDKLYDVYSRTVKANDETSFYILSFNDITKLIDYETTKESIMLIEVDNLTEVLNKTDEGNRPLVIAEIGKYIRTYAESMKAMIQQYDASGYVLSVQDKYIEKEIREKFKIIDDISKINKGNTMRVTLSIGVGRLGMSPMANYNNAKKAKELALGRGGAQAIVKSKDDLKIFGGNSKEIEKRTKVKARVIARALSELIYESRQVFILGHKNPDMDCFGSAVGLMSVIRQLGKKCKIVLPKETNDIRYYLDMLNKDEKYNDTFLSVDEAESNIDRDTLLIILDVHNKGYVESMQLVNMADRKVIIDHHRRSPDIIENNMLKYIEIYASSTAEMVTEIIQYMVDKPAITPLEAEGLLAGIIIDTKKFSFKTGVRTFDAASFLKSYGAEPLEIKKMFADNIEDYTEIADTIKSARIKEGVAVAVAPANVHNVIIAKAADELLNIAGVEVSFVLGEIADNVLISGRSLGDINVQVVLEELGGGGHMNIAGTKMSNISIDDAILKLDEAINKCLRIGE; from the coding sequence ATGACATCTATGCTGAAAGCTATGGTAAGACCTATAATACTACTTGTATCATCTATAGTATTATATATTATTGAATATCAAGAGATAGGAATTATTATTTTTTTATTATTTCTGATAGATAATTATAACAAGCTCTATTATTATAATAAAAAGGAAAATAGTCAGAATGAATTTATAAATCAAATTGATAAGGCTGTTTCTGAAAATTTATTTAATGTAATATATCCAATTGTATTAATAAATAAATCTGGGGATATTATATGGAATAATAATATGTTTGAATCATTAAAGCAAAAAAATGAAATGAATATTTTAAGTATAGCAAGTGAATTAGATTTATCTCTTATTGAAAGATATAAAAAGAATGATCATCAGAGAATTCATGTAAGCGATAAACTTTATGATGTATATAGTAGAACTGTAAAAGCAAACGATGAAACATCTTTTTATATTTTATCATTTAATGATATTACTAAGCTTATAGATTATGAAACTACAAAAGAGAGTATTATGCTTATTGAAGTTGACAATCTTACAGAAGTTCTTAATAAGACTGATGAAGGAAATAGACCTCTTGTTATAGCGGAAATAGGAAAATATATAAGAACATATGCTGAAAGCATGAAAGCGATGATACAGCAATATGATGCTTCTGGATATGTATTGTCAGTTCAAGATAAATATATAGAAAAAGAGATACGTGAAAAATTTAAAATAATAGATGATATTTCTAAGATAAATAAAGGAAATACTATGCGTGTAACACTTAGTATAGGTGTGGGTAGGCTTGGAATGTCTCCTATGGCAAATTATAATAATGCTAAAAAAGCTAAAGAACTTGCACTTGGAAGAGGAGGAGCTCAAGCAATTGTAAAATCTAAAGATGATTTAAAAATTTTTGGTGGTAACTCAAAAGAGATAGAAAAAAGAACAAAAGTTAAAGCCAGAGTTATTGCAAGAGCATTAAGTGAACTTATATATGAGAGCAGACAAGTATTTATATTGGGACATAAAAATCCTGATATGGATTGCTTTGGTTCAGCAGTTGGGCTAATGAGTGTAATAAGACAGCTAGGTAAAAAATGCAAAATAGTGCTTCCAAAAGAAACAAATGATATAAGATATTATCTTGATATGTTAAATAAAGATGAAAAATATAATGATACATTTCTTTCAGTAGATGAAGCAGAGAGTAATATTGATAGAGATACTCTTCTTATAATTTTAGATGTTCATAATAAAGGTTATGTTGAAAGTATGCAGCTTGTTAATATGGCTGATAGAAAAGTAATTATAGATCATCATAGGCGTAGCCCTGATATTATAGAAAATAATATGTTAAAATATATTGAGATATATGCATCCTCTACAGCTGAAATGGTTACTGAGATAATACAGTATATGGTAGATAAACCTGCTATTACTCCACTTGAAGCAGAAGGACTTTTAGCAGGAATAATAATTGATACTAAAAAATTCTCATTTAAAACTGGAGTGAGAACTTTTGATGCTGCATCGTTTTTAAAGTCATATGGAGCAGAACCACTTGAAATAAAAAAGATGTTTGCTGATAATATAGAAGATTATACTGAAATTGCGGATACAATTAAGTCAGCAAGAATAAAAGAAGGTGTAGCTGTTGCAGTAGCACCTGCAAATGTGCATAATGTAATTATAGCTAAGGCTGCTGATGAACTTCTTAATATTGCAGGAGTAGAAGTAAGCTTTGTACTTGGAGAAATAGCAGATAATGTACTTATAAGCGGAAGATCTCTTGGAGATATAAATGTGCAGGTAGTATTAGAAGAACTCGGCGGAGGAGGTCATATGAATATTGCAGGAACTAAGATGAGTAATATTTCTATAGATGATGCAATATTAAAACTTGATGAGGCAATAAATAAATGTTTAAGGATAGGAGAATAA
- a CDS encoding MazG-like family protein, with amino-acid sequence MRKNNINIITNVKIIDKLKAQLVCSAGELLRLLAKSGNVARESIIDTIAGAIIILYVLAQRLGYSFAEIDDTINDKLSLGIKSEDYIEKEGKSLSSLKKYINKRTD; translated from the coding sequence ATGAGGAAGAATAATATAAACATAATAACGAACGTAAAAATTATTGATAAGCTTAAAGCTCAGCTTGTATGTTCAGCAGGTGAGTTATTAAGGCTTCTCGCAAAAAGTGGAAATGTAGCACGTGAATCGATAATAGATACTATAGCTGGTGCTATAATTATACTCTATGTTTTAGCTCAGAGACTTGGATATTCTTTTGCAGAAATAGATGATACAATTAATGACAAGTTGTCATTAGGTATAAAATCTGAAGATTATATTGAAAAAGAAGGAAAAAGTTTAAGCAGTCTTAAAAAATATATAAATAAGAGAACAGATTAA
- the rpsR gene encoding 30S ribosomal protein S18: protein MSREENGKRPGNRMRRSRKKVCAFCVDKAESIDYKDINKLRKYVTERGKILPRRISGTCAKHQRELTDAIKRARNIALLPFTTE, encoded by the coding sequence ATGTCTAGAGAAGAAAACGGAAAAAGACCAGGAAACAGAATGAGAAGATCTAGAAAAAAGGTTTGCGCTTTCTGTGTTGATAAGGCTGAATCTATAGATTATAAAGATATTAATAAATTAAGAAAATATGTTACAGAAAGAGGAAAGATACTTCCAAGAAGAATTTCTGGAACATGTGCAAAACATCAGAGAGAATTAACTGATGCAATTAAGAGAGCTAGAAATATAGCTTTATTACCATTCACAACTGAATAG
- a CDS encoding single-stranded DNA-binding protein: protein MNKVVLIGRLTKDPELKFTPGTGAAVTTLTLAVDRYNSKTNQREADFIPVVIWGKQAENVANYMSKGSQMGVTGRIQTRSYDAKDGTKRYVTEVVADPYAGIEFLGSKHSNSSQDGFSNNDNNGYSSSPNKGKDPFGGDNFEEDMTPVDDGDMPF from the coding sequence ATGAATAAGGTAGTTTTAATTGGAAGATTAACAAAAGATCCAGAACTTAAGTTTACTCCTGGTACAGGAGCAGCAGTAACAACCTTAACATTAGCCGTTGATAGATACAATTCTAAAACTAATCAGCGAGAAGCTGATTTTATTCCAGTAGTTATCTGGGGTAAACAGGCTGAAAATGTAGCAAACTACATGAGCAAAGGAAGTCAAATGGGAGTTACTGGTAGGATACAGACTAGAAGTTATGATGCTAAAGATGGAACAAAGAGATACGTTACAGAAGTTGTAGCTGATCCATATGCAGGTATTGAATTCTTAGGAAGTAAACATAGTAATTCATCACAAGATGGTTTTAGCAACAATGATAATAACGGATATTCGTCATCACCAAATAAAGGAAAAGATCCATTTGGCGGTGACAATTTCGAAGAAGACATGACTCCTGTTGATGATGGAGATATGCCTTTCTAA